One part of the Paenibacillus silvisoli genome encodes these proteins:
- a CDS encoding ABC transporter permease, protein MKLNSDVNKPQSLPAAAAVYRKRNGFLRDLKTNHSLYIMFLPVGILLLLFNYWPLAGLIIAFKNFDFSKGIFGSPWAQPILNNFDYLLSSDAASRAVRNTILLNGLFIAVGLVFEVGLALMLNEVRNKYFKRITQSITFLPFFISWIVVGVFTYNLLNYENGAINRIVEWMGFQPIDFYSEASLWPLILTIAIRWKVTGYGTIIYLAALTGIDNSYYEAASIDGASRWQQIRYISIPMLKPTIIILTLLAVGRIMNADFGMFYAMVGDASLLFPTTDVIDTLVYRSLRKSGDIGMASAAGFIQSVVAFVLVLGSNYAARKVDKDSAIF, encoded by the coding sequence ATGAAACTGAACAGCGACGTCAACAAACCGCAATCGCTGCCTGCAGCCGCCGCCGTCTATCGCAAAAGGAATGGCTTCCTGCGAGATTTGAAGACCAACCATTCGCTCTACATCATGTTTTTGCCGGTCGGCATCCTGCTGCTTCTCTTCAACTATTGGCCGCTCGCGGGCCTCATCATCGCCTTCAAAAATTTCGATTTCAGCAAAGGCATCTTCGGCAGCCCTTGGGCGCAGCCGATCCTGAACAACTTCGACTACCTGCTTTCCTCGGACGCCGCATCCAGAGCGGTGCGAAACACGATTCTGCTGAACGGATTGTTCATCGCCGTCGGGCTCGTGTTCGAAGTCGGACTGGCTCTCATGCTGAACGAGGTGCGCAACAAATATTTTAAACGGATTACGCAGTCGATCACCTTCCTGCCGTTCTTCATCTCTTGGATCGTCGTCGGCGTGTTCACCTACAACCTGCTCAACTACGAGAATGGCGCCATCAACCGGATCGTCGAGTGGATGGGCTTCCAGCCGATCGACTTCTACAGCGAGGCTTCGCTTTGGCCGCTCATACTGACCATCGCCATCAGGTGGAAGGTGACCGGCTACGGAACGATCATCTACTTGGCCGCGCTCACCGGTATCGACAACTCCTACTACGAAGCCGCCTCGATTGACGGCGCGTCGCGTTGGCAGCAAATCCGCTACATCAGCATTCCGATGCTGAAGCCGACGATCATCATCCTGACGCTGCTCGCGGTCGGGCGCATCATGAACGCGGACTTCGGGATGTTCTACGCGATGGTCGGCGATGCGAGTCTGCTGTTTCCGACAACGGACGTTATCGACACGCTGGTCTATCGGAGCTTGCGCAAATCCGGCGACATCGGCATGGCCTCGGCCGCCGGCTTCATCCAATCGGTCGTCGCCTTCGTTCTCGTGCTCGGCAGCAACTACGCGGCCCGCAAGGTCGATAAGGACTCCGCGATTTTCTAA
- a CDS encoding CD3324 family protein has translation MKYENANDVLPEELVKAIQKYAAGKLLYIPSGDEKKGWGETSGYRDQLNRRNRMICNKYARGMTVSELADAYYLSLDTIKKIIYSKKPDKQLSYEPTVSSAVNYASVGMLEEWMQCSLLFTWQDAPPLQELLNEECTYFGVVKFPLRLIQTEGLKPVGAKGDDVQADAAARPPLLVKYEEGKFYTIVQSELLGALKQRKVNAYPTIILLTGNADYKSFMRLYGSVLFFVDRV, from the coding sequence ATGAAATATGAGAACGCGAACGATGTCCTGCCGGAAGAACTGGTGAAGGCCATTCAGAAGTACGCGGCTGGGAAGCTGCTTTACATTCCTTCGGGAGACGAGAAAAAGGGCTGGGGCGAGACCTCCGGCTACCGTGATCAGCTCAACCGCCGCAACCGGATGATTTGCAATAAGTATGCGCGTGGGATGACGGTTTCGGAGCTGGCCGACGCGTACTATCTGTCCTTGGATACCATTAAGAAAATCATTTATTCGAAGAAGCCCGACAAGCAGCTGAGTTACGAGCCGACGGTATCTTCAGCCGTAAACTACGCGAGCGTCGGCATGCTGGAGGAATGGATGCAATGCAGCCTGCTGTTTACCTGGCAGGATGCGCCGCCTTTACAAGAGCTGCTGAATGAGGAATGCACCTATTTTGGCGTCGTGAAGTTTCCGCTTCGCCTGATTCAGACCGAAGGGTTGAAGCCGGTTGGAGCTAAGGGGGATGACGTTCAGGCCGATGCAGCCGCTCGCCCGCCGCTTCTTGTGAAGTATGAAGAGGGGAAGTTCTATACCATCGTGCAGAGCGAGCTATTGGGCGCATTAAAGCAGCGGAAAGTGAACGCGTATCCGACGATTATCCTGCTAACAGGGAATGCCGATTATAAAAGCTTTATGAGACTGTATGGGAGCGTATTGTTTTTCGTTGATCGCGTTTGA